The following proteins come from a genomic window of Bremerella sp. JC817:
- a CDS encoding polysaccharide pyruvyl transferase family protein, with amino-acid sequence MSSPRRLIPAMCFEPIFGPLAGKRVGLVDGVAQNVGDCLIYAATRQLLDYFQINWRAVEPGETVDIDTLLLFGGGNLGSNYHGEVRRRQTALATGLPAIILPQSAYSHEPVGNATVYLRERSGLKFYPQARIAPDLALGYQHVPQKSTKPGGLFLRKDGEGRFLSPKYQNRSLGDPIHFAKSSTDYVRFAGQFEHVVTDRMHFAIAAMMNQVPTVLLENQTPKNRGMWECWLRDLGCGWANISDSD; translated from the coding sequence GTGAGTTCTCCTCGGCGATTGATTCCGGCAATGTGCTTTGAGCCGATCTTTGGTCCGCTGGCCGGTAAGCGGGTTGGACTGGTCGATGGCGTCGCTCAGAATGTAGGGGACTGCTTGATCTACGCAGCGACGCGGCAGCTGCTCGACTACTTCCAAATCAATTGGCGAGCGGTAGAGCCAGGCGAAACCGTGGACATCGATACCCTGCTACTGTTCGGCGGCGGTAACTTAGGCAGTAACTATCACGGAGAAGTGCGCAGGCGTCAGACGGCACTGGCTACCGGATTGCCTGCGATTATCCTTCCTCAGTCGGCGTACTCCCACGAACCGGTCGGCAACGCCACGGTTTACCTGCGAGAACGTTCCGGCCTGAAATTCTATCCCCAGGCTCGTATCGCCCCTGATCTGGCCCTAGGCTATCAGCACGTTCCACAGAAGTCTACCAAACCAGGCGGGCTATTCCTGCGAAAAGACGGCGAAGGACGATTTCTCAGCCCAAAGTATCAAAACCGGAGCCTCGGTGACCCGATTCACTTCGCCAAGTCCTCAACCGATTACGTGCGTTTCGCAGGGCAATTCGAACACGTAGTCACCGACCGGATGCACTTTGCGATCGCTGCCATGATGAATCAGGTGCCTACCGTCTTGCTTGAGAATCAGACGCCGAAAAATCGTGGCATGTGGGAGTGTTGGCTTCGGGACTTGGGGTGTGGCTGGGCGAACATTTCAGATAGCGATTAA
- a CDS encoding nucleotide disphospho-sugar-binding domain-containing protein, whose product MPKDERARDELQFVGRINGVLQRNQQPKIERLGQIYSDVTANLLTTFRELDHYPHRQYGEYLGAWSAKKQIRGGDSAETLWPDGEGLKVYAYLKPFRAIKDLLRWLGGQGCPMLVVGDGLNVAELAKSLPPNVRLADRHIDLATVVKSCDLAIMNGNHGTCCEFLLAGRPVFHIPLTFEQAVFSRRTHELGVSLDAVPNQTQQIIQQLSAIMKSGSFRDRAEIFAAQYVDFDSDKAIERCTGILEQSL is encoded by the coding sequence ATGCCGAAGGATGAGCGAGCGAGGGACGAACTGCAATTTGTTGGACGCATCAATGGCGTTCTACAACGTAATCAGCAGCCCAAGATCGAACGGCTCGGTCAGATCTATTCGGACGTCACGGCCAACCTGCTAACCACGTTCCGGGAACTCGATCACTACCCGCATCGACAATACGGCGAATACTTGGGGGCCTGGTCAGCGAAAAAGCAGATTCGCGGGGGGGACTCAGCTGAAACTCTTTGGCCGGATGGCGAAGGCCTGAAGGTTTATGCCTATCTCAAACCTTTTCGGGCGATCAAGGATCTGCTGCGGTGGTTGGGGGGCCAGGGATGCCCGATGCTTGTTGTTGGCGACGGTTTGAATGTGGCGGAACTCGCCAAGTCGCTGCCACCCAATGTCCGCCTGGCGGATCGGCATATCGATCTGGCCACGGTGGTCAAGTCGTGCGACCTCGCGATTATGAACGGGAATCACGGAACCTGCTGTGAGTTCCTCCTGGCCGGGCGGCCGGTGTTTCATATCCCTCTCACATTTGAACAGGCCGTCTTCAGCCGTCGAACGCATGAACTAGGCGTTTCGCTCGACGCTGTGCCCAATCAAACTCAGCAAATCATTCAGCAGTTATCCGCGATAATGAAGTCTGGTTCGTTTCGCGATCGCGCTGAAATATTCGCTGCACAGTATGTGGACTTCGATTCGGATAAAGCAATCGAGCGGTGCACTGGTATCCTAGAACAGTCCCTTTAA
- a CDS encoding YdeI/OmpD-associated family protein: MKAPRSKPAKPAAAIPSPDGKPVIAFATTNKLERWLHKHHAEHGGVWIQFFKKESGHNSITYAEALDVALCYGWIDGPVRKGDEVSWIHKFTPRGKRSVWSQVNKKHIERLTRDGRMKPAGHAAVDLAKSDGRWDAAYASSSTFQESEAFLAALKKSKKATAFYATLSKSKKYAFYYRIHNAKKPETKARKVVEFIAMLERGETFG; this comes from the coding sequence ATGAAAGCACCGCGTTCTAAACCAGCGAAGCCTGCGGCCGCGATTCCGTCGCCCGATGGCAAGCCTGTGATTGCGTTTGCAACGACCAACAAGCTGGAACGATGGCTTCACAAGCATCATGCCGAGCATGGTGGTGTTTGGATTCAGTTCTTTAAAAAGGAGAGTGGCCACAATAGCATCACGTATGCCGAGGCACTCGACGTGGCATTGTGTTACGGCTGGATCGATGGCCCGGTGCGCAAAGGGGATGAAGTCTCTTGGATCCACAAGTTCACACCGCGGGGGAAACGAAGCGTGTGGTCTCAAGTCAACAAGAAGCATATCGAACGCCTCACTCGCGACGGCCGGATGAAGCCTGCCGGTCACGCGGCGGTCGATTTGGCAAAGTCCGATGGACGTTGGGACGCCGCCTATGCCTCGAGTTCGACGTTCCAAGAGTCGGAAGCATTCCTGGCCGCGCTCAAGAAGTCTAAAAAGGCAACTGCCTTCTACGCGACGCTTTCCAAGTCCAAAAAGTACGCTTTCTATTATCGGATCCACAACGCCAAGAAGCCTGAAACGAAAGCACGTAAAGTTGTGGAATTCATCGCCATGCTCGAACGCGGAGAAACCTTCGGCTGA